In Vicia villosa cultivar HV-30 ecotype Madison, WI unplaced genomic scaffold, Vvil1.0 ctg.000402F_1_1, whole genome shotgun sequence, the DNA window CCTTTTGCAATGTTGTAATTACTTTCTTATCTTTCTCTTTGCAGTTAAGCATCTAAATGAGTCTTCCACAGGATCCACCCAGATCATTTTTCCCCTTTGGAAATCCTTTCCGGATGATATCACCTAAAGGCACCAAGTTATCTCCGCAACTACTCGCAGTATTGCGTGCTTTTGAGGAATCTCTGGAAGAGAGGCTGAAAAAGCTTATTCCTAAAAGCAAGGATGAAGTTGTCAGTTTGTCTTGGATAATTTCGGCTATGCAGGCACTTTGTGAAAGTCACAATGACATTAAAACCCTCATGACAGACCTTGAGCTTCCCGTGACTGATTGGGATGAGAAATGGGTAGATGTGTACTTGGACATTAGTGTGAAGTTGCTGGATGTATGCAATGCATTTAGCTCCGAGCTATCACGTCTAAACAAGGGTCAGCTTTTACTTCGGTGCACTTTGCACCATTTAGGCTCCTCCTCACCAGATCAGCTTTTCCGGGCATGCTCTTCACTTGATAGTTGGAGGCAGCATATTATTTCTAAGAATCCTAGAATCGAAAATTGTGGCAGCATTTTGGATGATCTGGTTGAGTCATCTGATATGCCAAAGGTTAAAAAGTCAGCAAAAGGTACGGTTTTGATGCAAGCTATATATGGAGTAAAGGCGCTGACCGTTTTTGTGTGTAGTGTGTTTGCTACTGCTTTTTCAGGCTCTACAAAGAACTTGATGGATATGAATGTGGCCGATCATTATTCCTGGGCTCCCGCTTTTAAAGTTCTGCAGAATCTTATTaatgaaaatattagagttaaattttcaagtgggAGATTTACTGTATTGAATGAGCTGGAAGCTGTTGATTTGTCTGTGAGGGAGTTATACCCGATTATCCAAGGTGGTGTTGTACATACAATTGAGACGGAATCACATACAAAAACTGTTGAGAAATTAGGCAGAGAAACGGAGAATTTCTCTGAAGGATTAGATCTTCTTGCAAAAGAGGTAGATGGCTTTTTTCAAGTGGTTTTGTCTGGTCGTGATGCCTTGCTAGCTAATCTGAGGTCAGTTATACTTGGCCATGACCACATCTTGGGAGTGAAAAGTGATGCACAAGTGGTCAATTGAATATGTTGCTGCATATATCTGGTATATACTTATGAATCTAGGTATTGGGTTCTATCTTTTGTGATTGATAATGTTATTCAATCTTGTTTTACTTATATTGAAGTTATCTTTAGTATTAATAGGTTTTATAGTTGTATTATGGAACTGCTGAAGTTTGTAGTTGTGATATTCTGTGTATCAAAGTACAATAAAGTATGTATAAAGAAAGTTATTTATGGTCAAAGAGGTTGGTTAAGTTATCACCTACTTACCTTGAAATCTTGAGATCCTTTTAAGCTCTTTTAGTTTTGAAGGAAATGATCTCAAATTGAAAACTTAAATGTGGCATCTGTTTATTTCAGTTCATTTGTAGAAGTGACGAGGGGCACACTGAAGTTGAGAATTTTGATTGAGGGGATCCCCTCATTGTCAGATTATTTAGATTGTATTTTCTGTGCATACGGATGAAACGAGAATATCTTATTGTTACAAgattgaaaatatttaatttcgAATATACAAATTCTCAAGAAAGAAATAACTTTATTTTCGGATATATAGA includes these proteins:
- the LOC131627825 gene encoding protein BPS1, chloroplastic-like encodes the protein MSLPQDPPRSFFPFGNPFRMISPKGTKLSPQLLAVLRAFEESLEERLKKLIPKSKDEVVSLSWIISAMQALCESHNDIKTLMTDLELPVTDWDEKWVDVYLDISVKLLDVCNAFSSELSRLNKGQLLLRCTLHHLGSSSPDQLFRACSSLDSWRQHIISKNPRIENCGSILDDLVESSDMPKVKKSAKGTVLMQAIYGVKALTVFVCSVFATAFSGSTKNLMDMNVADHYSWAPAFKVLQNLINENIRVKFSSGRFTVLNELEAVDLSVRELYPIIQGGVVHTIETESHTKTVEKLGRETENFSEGLDLLAKEVDGFFQVVLSGRDALLANLRSVILGHDHILGVKSDAQVVN